The window AATCTGCTCATCCGGTAACAAAAATCTAAATGTAAAAAGTATAAATGTAAAAAATCAAAATATAAAAAATTTTCTTTTCTGTAATCAGGTATTTGGCTGCTGAATGGTTGCGTTTTTGAAATATAATATCCAGTACGACTGAAGTGGTTTAGGTATTTGTTCTTATTTGCTCGAGATCGAGGGGCTTATACCGTTAGGGGCAGGACAAAAAAGCAGAAAAATGCAAGTCGGGCACCGGATAATGTAAAGAATAGTCAAGGGATTACCAGCGATTTGCTTTCAGAACAAAAGATTCCCTGATGTAGATCGGATACATATTCCTGACAGCTGCTGAGCAAGAAGAGATTTCCATACATCAAAAACCAGATATATTTAAATAATCGCAAGCACTCTAAAACCCAAGAAATTCTTACACTTATTTCCCAATCATGGAGTGTCTTTATGACAGAATCGGAAATTCCAAAAGAATATAATGCAAACGAGGTTGAGGAAAAGTGGATGGAGAACTGGAACCTCTCCATGTACCACTTCAACTGGGGAGAAGATACCCGCCCTCAGTATATTATTGATACTCCGCCTCCTTATCCTACAGGCAATTTCCACATCGGAAACGCGCTCAACTGGTGCTATATAGATTTTATCGCCAGGTACAAACGAATGCAGGGATATAACGTAATGTTCCCCCAGGGCTGGGACTGCCACGGCCTGCCAACGGAAGTTAAGGTTGAAGAAATCCATGGCATTACGAAAAACCAGGTCCCAAGAGCGGAGTTCCGCAGGATGTGCAGGGAGCTTACGGGAGGAAACATAGACAAGATGCGCAAAACAATGCTGCGTCTGGGCTTTTCCGTGGACTGGAGCAACGAATTCGTTACCATGGAACCCTCATACTTTGTAAAGACACAGAAGTCCTTTGTCAGGATGTACAACGGCGGGCATATTTATCACGAAGACCACCCTGTCAACTGGTGCCCTCGCTGTGAAACTGCCATTGCTTTTGCAGAAGTAGAGTATGATGCCAGGCAAACGAAACTTAACTTTGTCCACTTTGACAAAGTAGACATCGCAACCACAAGGCCAGAACTGATGGCAGCCTGTGTTGCCGTGGCCGTAAGCCCCAAAGACGAACGCTACAAAGCATCCGTAGGACAGACCCTCACAGTACCTATCTTCGGGCAGAAAGTGCCACTGATTGAAGACGAAGATGTTGAACCGGAATTCGGGACCGGAGCTGTGATGATCTGTACCTTTGGGGACAAGCAGGACGTGCGCTGGTGGTTAAAGTATGGACTGCCTCTGATAAAAGCCATCGACAAACAGGGCAAGATGACAAAAGCAGCAGGCAAATATGAGGGAATGAGCCTGGCCGAATGCAGGGAAGCTGTAATTGCAGACCTGAAAGCCGGGAGTTTCCTCTATGACCAGAAGCCCCTGGATCAGAATGTAGGGCTCTGCTGGCGCTGCTCCACTCCGATTGAAATCCTTTCCGAACCCCAGTGGTTCATAAAAATTAACCCTGAGGGTATCCTTAAAACTGCAGATGAGATTAACTGGTACCCTGAATATATGAAGGTCCGGCTCCAGAACTGGACAGGTACGATGGAATGGGACTGGTGTATCTCCAGGCAGAGAGTCTTTGCAACCCCGATTCCTATCTGGTTCTGCAAAAAGTGCGGGGAGGTCATGATTGCCGAAGAGAGCTGGCTCCCGATCGATCCCAACGAAAATGCACCAAAGAAAGCCTGTGCCTGCGGTTCAACTGAGTTTGAACCTGAGACAGATGTGCTGGACACCTGGATGGACTCCTCGATCACTGCTCTGCACGTATCGGGATGGGAAAGCGAGCATGAGCTCCGCCTGCCTGCACAGATCCGCCCCCAGGGGCATGACATTATCAGGACCTGGGCTTTCTACACAATCCTGAGGAGCCTGGCTCTTGAAGGCAAACGTCCCTGGGACTCTATAATGGTCAACGGGATGGTGCTCGGACCGGACGGGCATAAGATGAGCAAGTCTCTCGGAAACGTTATCTCCCCCGAAGAAGTGACCGCACAGCACAGTGCTGATGCTTTCAGGCAGTGGGGTGCTGTTGGAGGTTCCACGGGCTCGGACGTAATGTTCCGCTGGAAAGATGTGGTCTCAGCCTCGCGCTTCCTGCAGAAGATGTGGAGCATCTACCGATTCTCGATGTCCCACTTAAAGGACTTTAAACCTGAAGATGCTGAAAACTTCCCACTGGAGTCCCTCCTTCCGATTGACAGGTGGCTCCTGAGCAAGCTTAACAGGCTTGTGGACACTGCCACAAAGGAACTTGACGGGTACCAGTTTGATTCCACATTCAAGGCCATCAGAGGCTTTGCCTGGGAAGTCCTTGCAGATAACTACCTGGAACTCGTGAAAGGCAGGCTCTACGGAGAAGACCCTGAAGGCAAGAAAGCAGCCCGGTATGTACTTTACACAACAATCAGGACCCTCTCCCTTCTGCTTGCTCCGTTCATACCTTTCTTTGCAGAAGAGATGTACTCCAGGTTCAGCAGTGAAAGTGTACATATTCAGGCCTGGCCTGCAGTTGACGAAAGCCTGATAAGCGAAGAAGCAGAAACCGCCGGCGAAATGATCAAAAAGATCACGAGCGAGGTCCGCAGATATAAATCAGACAAGGGAATGGCTCTGAACTCCCCCCTTAAAAAAATAGAGATCTACAATGTAAAGATCGATACAGGGGATATTGCAGGGGCTACGAACTCTGAAGTGGAGCTTATGGAAGGTGCTCCTTCATTTGAGTATGTGCCTGTAGAGGTAAAGCCCAATATGGGTTTCCTGGGACCGCGCTTCAGGAAAGATGCCGGAGCCGTTGTGAAAGCTCTTCAGGCAGAAGCCCCTGCTACAATTGAAGCTCAGGCAGCTTCAGGAAAAATAACCGTTACCGTAAACGGCGAAGCAATAGAACTCGAACCCGGGGCAGTTGAAGTCCGGAAAGAAGTAATTTCCGGAGGCCGTGAGGTAGACGTTCTGGATGTAAAAAGCGCAATAATCGTAATTGTCAGGTAAGCTTCGGCACCCGAATTGCGCTTTGGGATCTCA is drawn from Methanosarcina lacustris Z-7289 and contains these coding sequences:
- a CDS encoding valine--tRNA ligase; protein product: MTESEIPKEYNANEVEEKWMENWNLSMYHFNWGEDTRPQYIIDTPPPYPTGNFHIGNALNWCYIDFIARYKRMQGYNVMFPQGWDCHGLPTEVKVEEIHGITKNQVPRAEFRRMCRELTGGNIDKMRKTMLRLGFSVDWSNEFVTMEPSYFVKTQKSFVRMYNGGHIYHEDHPVNWCPRCETAIAFAEVEYDARQTKLNFVHFDKVDIATTRPELMAACVAVAVSPKDERYKASVGQTLTVPIFGQKVPLIEDEDVEPEFGTGAVMICTFGDKQDVRWWLKYGLPLIKAIDKQGKMTKAAGKYEGMSLAECREAVIADLKAGSFLYDQKPLDQNVGLCWRCSTPIEILSEPQWFIKINPEGILKTADEINWYPEYMKVRLQNWTGTMEWDWCISRQRVFATPIPIWFCKKCGEVMIAEESWLPIDPNENAPKKACACGSTEFEPETDVLDTWMDSSITALHVSGWESEHELRLPAQIRPQGHDIIRTWAFYTILRSLALEGKRPWDSIMVNGMVLGPDGHKMSKSLGNVISPEEVTAQHSADAFRQWGAVGGSTGSDVMFRWKDVVSASRFLQKMWSIYRFSMSHLKDFKPEDAENFPLESLLPIDRWLLSKLNRLVDTATKELDGYQFDSTFKAIRGFAWEVLADNYLELVKGRLYGEDPEGKKAARYVLYTTIRTLSLLLAPFIPFFAEEMYSRFSSESVHIQAWPAVDESLISEEAETAGEMIKKITSEVRRYKSDKGMALNSPLKKIEIYNVKIDTGDIAGATNSEVELMEGAPSFEYVPVEVKPNMGFLGPRFRKDAGAVVKALQAEAPATIEAQAASGKITVTVNGEAIELEPGAVEVRKEVISGGREVDVLDVKSAIIVIVR